GGTTACAGAATTGAAATCGTATATTTATGTCTTAACTCCATACAAATAGCCAAAGAAAGGGTTCTTATTAGATTCGAAAACGGAGGTCATTTTGTACCAGACGCTGAAGTTGAAGAAAGATATCGCCTAGGTTATGACAACCTAAATAAACATTGGTCTTTTTTCGACTCAATAAGTCTATTTGAAACTAGCAAATATAATTCAACTCCACAACATATAGTAACTATTGAGCAAAACACTATTATTGTTACTAACCATTTTCCTAAATATTTAGATAAATTGTTACCTAACATTAAAGAACGATTAATGAACTAATCTAGACTAAATTTTGCCTAATAAGGCCTCATGGCACTTGCTGCCCCTAAAAACTTACTTCTTAGGAATATTATTTAAAACTTCTAAAACAAACTTCCAATACTTTTGAACTGAAGAAATTTGAGCACGTTCATCAGGAGAGTGCGCACCTTTAATGGTTGGTCCAAAACTAATCATATCCATTTCTGGGTAATTCTGACCTAAAATACCACATTCCAGTCCGGCGTGACAAGCGGCAACATGAGGTTTTTCATCATTTAAATCTTCATATACTTTAGTCATCACTTTTAAAATGGACGAATCCATGTTGGGTGTCCACCCAGGATAATCACCTGAAGCCTCAACCTCGCACCCTATCAACTCGAAAGTTGATTGTAAAGCATTTACTAAATCTATTTTAGAACTTTCTACAGAAGATCGAGTTAAGCAACCAATATGCATATCACCATCTTCAACAATGACTCTAGCAATATTATTAGACGTTTCTACCAGTTCTGGAATATCAGCACTCATACGATACACACCATTTATTGCCGCATACATAGCTCTTGTGAATCCCTCTTGGGTCATTAAATCCATAACCTTTTCCGGCGTTTCACATTTTGAAGCTGTGATACTTAAATCGGGCTCCATGGTTTTAAGTTCCTTTTTTATAATGGTTTCAAGCGTCTGAATCTCGGCAACAAAATCATCCTCCTTCATAGCATCTATAGCCACAAAAGCCGTACTTTCTCTAGGAATCGCATTACGCAAACTTCCGCCGTCAATAGATGAAATACGTAAACCAAAAGCTTCAAATTTATCGTGTAAAATACGATTCATCAATTTATTAGCATTCCCTAAGCCTTCATGAATTTGCATACCTGAATGACCACCCTGCAAACCTTTCACTTCAATTTTATAGCCTATTTTTATTTCTGAAGTTTCTTCTTCTTCATACTGTCGTGTCGCGGTAACATCAATTCCACCAGCACAACCTACTCCAATTTCGTCGTCTTCTTCGGTATCTAAATTCAACAATATACCTCCAGAAAGTAACCCGCCTTTTAATCCCATGGCACCAGTCATACCTGTTTCTTCATCAATAGTAAAAAGAGCTTCTATCGCTGGATGAGCAATAGAATCACTTTCTAAAATCGCCATAATGGTAGCAACACCTAATCCGTTATCAGCCCCTAAAGTCGTGCCTTTAGCACGTACCCAATCGCCATCAACATACATATCAATACCTTGTGTATCAAAATCAAAGTCGGTATCGTTATTTTTTTGGTGCACCATATCTAAATGCGATTGCATCACAACGGTTACACGATCTTCCATACCAGAGGTAGCTGGCTTTTTAATAATCACATTACCAACGGCATCAACCAATGTTTCAAGACCTAAATTTTCACCAAAAGCTTTCATAAAAGCAATAACCCTCTCTTCTTTTTTAGAAGGTCGTGGTACTGCATTTAAATCTGCAAATTTATTCCAAAGGGCTTGAGGTTCTAATTGTCTTATTTCTGTGTTCATTTTGTGATTATTTTATCCGTCAAAGATAGAAAAATGGGGCGACCTCAGCATCTTAATGATTCTGTAATATTTAAGATTTAACAAAGTTTAACCTTATAAAAACTTTAAAAATTGAAAATTAAATGCTCTATTTTTTTACTATTTTTGATGATGCTAAAAGAAAAAAAAACAATCATAGCACTTGCTTTATTTCCTCAAATTATCATTATTCGAATACTTTCCAATTACCCGGATTTTGTTGAGACCTACTACAGCAAAGCGTTCTACACATTAATCTCCAAACTATCACGTTATATTTTAGGGTGGATTCCTTTTTCATTTGGTGATTTGATTTATGCTTTAACTATAATTTATGGGGTACGCTGGTTAGTTTTAAACAGAAAACGTTTACGCCTAGACACCAAAAATTGGCTTATTGATATTTTTGCAACACTCTCTATTTTCTACTTTGTTTTTCATGTGTTTTGGGGCTTAAACTACTACCGACAACCGCTTCACAAAAGCTTAGAACTTGAACATGATTACACTACAGAGCAACTGATAAGTTTCACAGAAAGACTCATCAAAAAGTCGAATGCCATTCATATTAAAATCACGAATAATGACACTTTAAAAGTTGAGATGCCTTATAATAAATCGGAATTATTTAAAAAGGCTCCCGAAGGATATAAATATTTAAAGGAAACTTTTCCTCATTTAGCCTATCATCCACGAAGCGTGAAACAATCTTTATTCAGCTACCCTCTAACCTATATGGGGTTTAGCGGGTATTTAAATCCGTTTACAAATGAAGCACAGGTAGACGGACTCATTCCTATTTATAAACTTTCGACAACTACCACGCACGAAATCGCGCATCAATTAGGTTATGCTGCCGAAAATGAAGCCAATTTTATAGGAAGCATGGCAGCTATAAAACACCCAGATCCTTACATTCAATATACAGGTTATACCTTTGGACTGCGTTTTTGCTTAAATGAGATTTATAGACGCGACCCCGATGTTTTTGAAAGGATGGAAAAAACTGTAAATCCTGGTATTCTTAAAAACTACAAAGAGGTTCGTGAGTTTTGGAAGAAACACCAAAATCCAGCCGAACCTCTTTTTAAAACTTTTTACAACGGTTTTTTAATAGCCAACAAACAAAGTAAAGGCATGCAAAGTTATAACTATGTCGTTGCGCTTTTAGTTAACTATTTTGAGAAAAATAGTTTATAATTTACTCTATAACTTGAGCATTTTCAGGCATTGCAAATAATTCCTGATTCGGTTTTTCTTTTGAAACTTTTACGTTTTCAAAATGGTTTTCGCTATGTACGGTTGTAGGTTAGTTGTTTTCATATTCATACCTCACAATTGTTTTAGGTAATAACAAACCTTCCACATTCATCCTCTCACTGTATTTTCTAAAATGCCATTCTTTAGCCTTTTCTTGGGTAAAGAAAGTTACGGTATAACCTAACCATTCCATTTTATAAGTTTCAGGGTTGTAGTAAATAGCATATTCATCTTCTGGAGACTCCCCTACACCACTTTGGTATCCTATTCTTATCCCTGGATAGGTTTTACCTTCAAAAACCAAAGGTTCGATATCACTATAAATAATGCCATCATCAGATAAAATAAAGGGCATGGTATAAAAGTAGAACATCAAGTTATAGTAAAATTTAGGTTTTCCTTTGTATTCGGCATCATGCTTATTCTGTAACCAAACTTGTTTCCCAACATAACCCAAAGCGTGATCTGGAGTTTCAATTAAGGACTTTCTGTTCCATAAATCGGTTGAAGTCACCTCTTTAACACCATTTTTTACATGGTAAATTCTAGAAATCGCATACTTTTCCATAGATCTAAGCCTCCGTGAACTTCAAATATTTTTTCTAAAGCTTCAGGATATGTCTTTTCTTTAGCTATTTCCTTAGTTTCTGTCTCTACAGGTGTTGCTACAGTTTCTTTTTTCTCATCTTTACAATTCCAAAAAGCAAGTGCTACAAATAAGTAAATAATTTTTTTCATGTTATGTTTTAATAGGTTTCTTGTTTTGACCCGGTCATTTCGGATTAATTACATAAAATCCTTTACTTTTGTTCTTCAAATATGAAAGCCATTACCAGCATACAAAATTCGTTTGTAAAACAACTTTTCCAATTAAAAGAAAAGTCTCGAGAACGACGTAAAACAGGTCTTTTTTTAATAGAAGGCGCTCGTGAAATTATGTTAGCCCTACAAGGCGGATATGACATTGATACCATCCTATTCAACCCTGAATTACATCCTTTAGAACGTGTAGAAGCGCTTAACGCTGAAGGCGTTGATCTGATAGAAATATCAAAGGAAGTGTATCAAAAACTGGCCTACAGAGAAACTACGGAAGGAATTTTAGCTGTAGCTAAATCCAAGTCACATCAGCTAGACGCTTTAAAATTCAACACAAAAAGTCCTTTAATTTTAATTGCTGAAGCTCCTGAAAAACCTGGGAACATTGGTGCTATACTTAGAACTGCTGATGCAGCAAACGTAGACGCTGTTATTATTGCCAATCCGAAAACGGATTTACACAACCCGAATATCATTCGCTCTAGCGTTGGTTGTGTATTTACCAATACCATTGCAACGGGAAGCACCTCTGAAATTATTAAGTTTTTAAAATCTGAAGGCATTCACATTTATTGTGCTGCACTACAAGCGTCGGAACCCTATCACACGCAGGATTTCACAAAACCCACAGCTATAGTTGTAGGCACCGAGGCAACTGGCCTTAGTGCAGAATGGCGAGAAAATGCAACTCAAAATATTATTATTCCTATGCAGGGTGCTATCGATTCCATGAACGTTTCAGTTGCGGCAGGCATTTTAATTTTTGAAGCAAAACGCCAACGCGGGTTTAACTGAACGGTGAACAGTTAACAGTTAACAGTTAACAGTTTAAAGAAAACTACAAATTAAAACTTTGATCTTGCGATTATATGGTTAAAAATAACAACAGTCAACTACCAATAGTCAATTTACCACACCAAAAACATTGAAACAAATCTACCTCTAATATCACCTCTTTAAATGACCGCACAAATCCTTTTTTATATCATTATTGCTATTATTATCATCAATTTTATAGTAGATAAAATTTTAGATGCTTTAAATGCCAAACATTACAACGACAAACTCCCTAAGGAGCTGGAAGACGTTTATGACGCAGAGGCCTACAAAAAATCTCAAAAATATAAAGCCACCAACTATAAGTTTGATTTATTAACCTCATCTTTTTCTATTGTTTTAACCTTAGCTTTTTTAGGACTTGACGGATTTGTATATGTAGACCAAATAGCTCGTGGTTTTAGTGAAAATCCTATCATTATTGCCCTTATTTTCTTCGGCATTATTATGATTAGCAGCGATATTTTAACCACACCGTTTTCCTACTGCAGCACTTTCGTTATTGAAGAAAAGTTTGGATTCAATAAAACCACTAAAAAGCTTTTCTTTTTAGATAAACTAAAGGGCTGGTTAATGATGACCATACTCGGAGGAGGTATTTTAGCACTCATCATCTGGTTTTACCAAGTTACGGACGCACAGTTTTGGTTATATACCTGGGGCCTTATGGCCATATTCACCCTATTTATGAATATGTTTTATTCAAAATTAATCGTGCCTTTATTCAATAAACAAACACCTTTAGCAGCTGGAAGTTTAAGAAATCGCATCTCAAAATACGCTGAAACCGTAGGTTTTAAACTCGATAAAATATTCGTTATTGATGGCTCCAAACGAAGCACGAAAGCCAATGCTTATTTTTCGGGTTTTGGTAGTGAGAAGCGCGTTACGTTGTACGATACGTTAATTAATGATTTAGAAGAAGATGAAATTGTTGCTATTTTAGCCCATGAAGTAGGTCATTATAAAAAGAAACATATCATTTTTAATTTGTTTGCTTCTATCCTTTTAACAGGCATTACATTATACATCTTATCTTTATTCATATCAAACCCCTTACTATCAAATGCTTTAGGTGTAGAAACCCCAAGCTTTCATATTGGTTTAATTGCCTTCGGATTGCTATATGCACCAATTTCAGAAGCAACAGGACTTATTATGAATTTATTTTCAAGAAAATTTGAATACCAAGCGGATGATTATGCGAAAAACACTTTCAAAGCAGAACCTTTAATAACTTCATTAAAAAAGTTATCAAAAAACAGTTTAAGCAATTTAACACCGCATCCTGCTTATGTTTTTATGCATTATTCTCACCCTACTTTATTGCAAAGGATTAAAAATTTGAAGAAGTAATTGAATAGTTACCTCCTATATTTCAGTAGATACAAATCAAAAAAAAAGCCTGTAACATTTATTTTTACAGGCTTTTAAAATATAATTCTAATAAGGATGACTACTTTACAAGAGTCACTTCTACCCTTCTATTGTTTCGTCTTCCTTCTTTAGTTGCATTATCATCGATAGGTCTGGTTTCACCATAGCCTTTATGTGTTAAACGATCGGAACTCACACCATGTTCAATGAAGTAAGTCATTACTGTACTGGCGCGTTCTTCAGATAATCTCTGATTTAAGGCGTCAGACCCTGAACTATCGGTATGACCATCAATTGAGAAATGAGAGTCTGGATACTCATGTAAAATAGCTACGATGTTGTCTAAAACAGATTTAGATTCATCTAAAACCGTTGCTTTACCATTATGAAATAAGATGGTTTTGGCATAAGCGTTTAAAGTTTTCAATACAGCATCTGTTACTTTTGGAGCTGGTGGCGGACACCCATTATTTGCAACGGTTCCGGCTATTTCCGGACAGTTATCAACGTTATCTAAAACACCATCGGCATCGTTATCAGG
This genomic interval from Tamlana carrageenivorans contains the following:
- a CDS encoding zeta toxin family protein — translated: MDKPKLLIIAGCNGSGKSSFSRAFTPKETTSYDYDKIFKANYDALIPSDIRDVMAHNLSRENLESSINHSIKNNLNFCYETNFNSTPLFWAKKFKNVGYRIEIVYLCLNSIQIAKERVLIRFENGGHFVPDAEVEERYRLGYDNLNKHWSFFDSISLFETSKYNSTPQHIVTIEQNTIIVTNHFPKYLDKLLPNIKERLMN
- a CDS encoding aminoacyl-histidine dipeptidase, which translates into the protein MNTEIRQLEPQALWNKFADLNAVPRPSKKEERVIAFMKAFGENLGLETLVDAVGNVIIKKPATSGMEDRVTVVMQSHLDMVHQKNNDTDFDFDTQGIDMYVDGDWVRAKGTTLGADNGLGVATIMAILESDSIAHPAIEALFTIDEETGMTGAMGLKGGLLSGGILLNLDTEEDDEIGVGCAGGIDVTATRQYEEEETSEIKIGYKIEVKGLQGGHSGMQIHEGLGNANKLMNRILHDKFEAFGLRISSIDGGSLRNAIPRESTAFVAIDAMKEDDFVAEIQTLETIIKKELKTMEPDLSITASKCETPEKVMDLMTQEGFTRAMYAAINGVYRMSADIPELVETSNNIARVIVEDGDMHIGCLTRSSVESSKIDLVNALQSTFELIGCEVEASGDYPGWTPNMDSSILKVMTKVYEDLNDEKPHVAACHAGLECGILGQNYPEMDMISFGPTIKGAHSPDERAQISSVQKYWKFVLEVLNNIPKK
- a CDS encoding DUF3810 domain-containing protein; this encodes MKIKCSIFLLFLMMLKEKKTIIALALFPQIIIIRILSNYPDFVETYYSKAFYTLISKLSRYILGWIPFSFGDLIYALTIIYGVRWLVLNRKRLRLDTKNWLIDIFATLSIFYFVFHVFWGLNYYRQPLHKSLELEHDYTTEQLISFTERLIKKSNAIHIKITNNDTLKVEMPYNKSELFKKAPEGYKYLKETFPHLAYHPRSVKQSLFSYPLTYMGFSGYLNPFTNEAQVDGLIPIYKLSTTTTHEIAHQLGYAAENEANFIGSMAAIKHPDPYIQYTGYTFGLRFCLNEIYRRDPDVFERMEKTVNPGILKNYKEVREFWKKHQNPAEPLFKTFYNGFLIANKQSKGMQSYNYVVALLVNYFEKNSL
- a CDS encoding DUF6503 family protein; this translates as MEKYAISRIYHVKNGVKEVTSTDLWNRKSLIETPDHALGYVGKQVWLQNKHDAEYKGKPKFYYNLMFYFYTMPFILSDDGIIYSDIEPLVFEGKTYPGIRIGYQSGVGESPEDEYAIYYNPETYKMEWLGYTVTFFTQEKAKEWHFRKYSERMNVEGLLLPKTIVRYEYENN
- a CDS encoding TrmH family RNA methyltransferase, with translation MKAITSIQNSFVKQLFQLKEKSRERRKTGLFLIEGAREIMLALQGGYDIDTILFNPELHPLERVEALNAEGVDLIEISKEVYQKLAYRETTEGILAVAKSKSHQLDALKFNTKSPLILIAEAPEKPGNIGAILRTADAANVDAVIIANPKTDLHNPNIIRSSVGCVFTNTIATGSTSEIIKFLKSEGIHIYCAALQASEPYHTQDFTKPTAIVVGTEATGLSAEWRENATQNIIIPMQGAIDSMNVSVAAGILIFEAKRQRGFN
- a CDS encoding M48 family metallopeptidase, with the protein product MTAQILFYIIIAIIIINFIVDKILDALNAKHYNDKLPKELEDVYDAEAYKKSQKYKATNYKFDLLTSSFSIVLTLAFLGLDGFVYVDQIARGFSENPIIIALIFFGIIMISSDILTTPFSYCSTFVIEEKFGFNKTTKKLFFLDKLKGWLMMTILGGGILALIIWFYQVTDAQFWLYTWGLMAIFTLFMNMFYSKLIVPLFNKQTPLAAGSLRNRISKYAETVGFKLDKIFVIDGSKRSTKANAYFSGFGSEKRVTLYDTLINDLEEDEIVAILAHEVGHYKKKHIIFNLFASILLTGITLYILSLFISNPLLSNALGVETPSFHIGLIAFGLLYAPISEATGLIMNLFSRKFEYQADDYAKNTFKAEPLITSLKKLSKNSLSNLTPHPAYVFMHYSHPTLLQRIKNLKK